The Salvelinus fontinalis isolate EN_2023a chromosome 36, ASM2944872v1, whole genome shotgun sequence genome window below encodes:
- the LOC129835628 gene encoding high mobility group protein B2-like, whose translation MVKGDVNKPKGKTSAYAFFVQTCREEQKIKQPDQSVNFAEFSKQCSERWRASTANDKRRFEDMAKNDKVRYERDMRVYVPPKGMAKSGRKKKDPNAPKRPPSAFFVFSAEFRPTVKQEFPGCSIGECAKKLGIMWGQQSPTQKQPFEEKALRLREKYDKDMAAYRSGANVKRVPMRPGPGGSSGMIPHAMAGGDDDDDDDLEDDDDEDDDDDE comes from the exons ATGGTGAAAGGGGACGTGAATAAACCCAAGGGCAAGACGTCAGCCTACGCCTTCTTCGTCCAGACCTGCCGGGAGGAACAGAAGATTAAACAACCCGACCAGTCGGTCAACTTCGCAGAGTTCTCCAAGCAGTGttcggagagatggagg GCTTCCACTGCGAATGACAAGCGTCGTTTTGAGGACATGGCGAAGAACGACAAGGTGCGTTATGAGAGGGACATGAGGGTGTACGTGCCCCCCAAGGGGATGGCCAAGAGTGGTAGGAAGAAGAAGGACCCCAACGCTCCAAAACGACCCCC GTCTGCCTTTTTTGTGTTCTCAGCAGAGTTCCGTCCGACGGTCAAACAGGAGTTCCCAG GCTGTTCTATAGGAGAGTGCGCTAAGAAGTTGGGGATCATGTGGGGTCAACAGTCTCCAACCCAGAAACAGCCGTTTGAAGAGAAGGCTCTCCGACTGAGGGAGAAATACGACAAG GATATGGCTGCTTACCGCTCCGGTGCGAACGTTAAGCGGGTGCCGATGCGACCCGGTCCCGGTGGCTCGTCCGGTATGATTCCCCACGCCATGGCCGGCGGCGACGACGATGACGACGACGACCTGGAGGACGATGATGACGAAGATGACGACGATGATGAGTAA